GACCATGATATTTTACCGGAACTCTCTCCGGGAAATTACCTTTGAAATGCGGACCGTATGGTTATGCTATTTTCAAAGTGCCCCCACAGACCCCCCTCACCCATTTTGATATAAAAGAGCCTTCAATGCGGATGATGTTCCCTCGTTAAAACCACTAATATTACACAAAAATCCGGACCGTGGAGCAGATGGATTGAGGGGGGTCAGTGGGGGCATTTGCGATTATTACGAGACGGGACATTCAGGTTCTCTTAAAAATTTACGGAGACCGTGTTCAGATTTTCCCAGTCAATATCAAACAATAATGCCCCCACTGACCCCTTTCAACCGGAAAAGATCCTGACCTCATCATTCCTACCACACCGCACGACAACCGGGTGGAAAAGGATCAACAACTCCACCTTCACAACCTATTTACCGACCCGCTCCCCATTTTTCGTATCGGTTGGTAAAAGAATGGTGACCTCATGACTCGCATATCCACAACTCTTCTCCTGATTATTGCCATAGCCTGCATAGTTCTTGTGGCCGGGTGCACTTTGCCGTTCGATCAGACCAACCAGTCCGGAAATGCAACTGCCGCAATACAACCGCTCCCGGCCAGTTACAAAGTGACGATAGCCCAGCCGGATGAACGATCCCGGTTCCTCCACATGGATACCGATGTGTACAACCAGGGTGAGGTTGTTGAATTTTTTATTGCTGATGATAATGGCAGAATGCCTTCCTGTGCAAACGATACCCCGGCATTTTCCGTAAAATTCCAGAAAGGCAATGGTGCCTGGGCAACCAAAATGGAGATCGGCACTCCCCCGGGAACCAATGAATCCTACCCGGGGACCGGAAAAACCTCCCCCCGGTACGGGTTTGTCACTACCGGCTTTGAACCTAACCGCTACCGCATTGTATCGGATTGCGGGATATCCCGGGAATTCATTGTCAGGGTCCTGCCCACACTGGAGCCAACAATCTGCCCCGATATTGTCAATGAACCATTGTGGGTTCGCATAAACCCAATTGACGAGCAGTATGCCGGCAATAAATTTTCCATCACCGGGACAACAAACCGTGCTGCGGGTGAAGAACTCAAATACCTGGTATTTCCCGGCGGAATGCTGCCAAAAAACCTGACCGCAGGAAATGAAAAACCTTTGTCGCTATGGGCATCGGGGGGTGCGTGCGGAGAGAATACCTGGTCAGTTGATCTCGATATGACCATTCCCCAGGAGTATTTTTTCATGATCTCGGCGGGTTCCCAGAATGCCACGGCAATCCAGCGTTTTAACGTTTTCCCGATCCCCCCGCCATAACCCGCAATCCTTTTACCTAAGGCCCCGGGGGATAACTCCATGAAGATGGCCGGCAAAAATGGTGTGAGCAGCGTCATCCATGATCCTGAAAATATTCACCCTTACTCTTGAACCAGCGAAACCGGTGCAATTCTCCCTCACTGAATTCCGGTCATATCTCACCGGGAAACTCGGTGAATATACTGCGCTTCACAAAGAGAGTACAGCCGGGTTCATTCATCGTTACCCGGTGGTCCAGTGCAAACAGATCCGGAATTCGTTGATTGTCATGGGTATCAGCCAGGGGGCAGATTTCCTTTTTCTGCTCGGAGAGGGACGGAAAGAAATTTCGAACGGCAACACTGCCTGCACGATCCTTGAGCGTGATGCCTCTGTCAGGACCGAAGAGTTTGGGATCTCCGGCACAACCTTCACGTATGAGTTCCTGACGCCGTGGCTTGCCCTGAACCAGCAGAATGCAAAGAAGTTTTATGATCTCAAAGGCAAGCCGGACCGGGATGCATTCATGCACAGGATCCTTGTCGGAAATCTCGAAACGCTGGCAAAATCCCTTGATTATAAAGCGCCTGTTCCTATCAGTTGCGAGGCAAAGCTAAAGTTCCGGATAGACCGGATCGATCGGGAAAATGTCATCGTCTTTTTAGGGAAGTTCCGGACGAATCTGCGGATCCCGGATTATTTCGGCATCGGCCAGTCCGTGTCGCAGGGATTTGGCACAATACGGTGTATCCCGGACATTCCTGTACCGGAAGACGAGGGGGACGCACCCCCGGATTCAGGGTAAAAAACATTTATGCAATAATCTGTCGATATATTTTCACGTTATACTCATGATTGCCCTGAGGAAATTTACTGATGAAGATATTCCCGGTATAAAATCCTGGCCTCCTTATCCTCCGGAGTTTTCCGAGCTGGATTACTCCCTGCGGGATGGTGGCTGGCTTGATGAGTACCGCACAAAAGCCGGTACGAATATTTTCGTGGTAACGGATCCGAGCGGGTTAGCGGGTTTTTCCATAATTACCAAAGAGGATACCGGCATAGCAGAATTCCGGATAGCCCTTCACCCTGACAATCTTGGCAAGGGAATAGGAAAGACCGCGACGCTCCTCACGCTTCAGCAGGGTTTTTCGGACCCTGATATTACCCGAATCCGGTTAATCGTGCGGAAGAATAATCCGCGTGCCAGGAAATTGTATGAAACTCTCCGGTTCAGACATACCGGTGAATGCATTTCGGTGGTCAATGGAAAGAATGTGGAATTTTTCACTATGGTGATTGACAGAAAAACATTTTTTACGGTGGATAAAACATGAAAGAAGCTTTACTCGTAATTGACGTCCAGAACGAATATTTTACCGGGAAACTTCCCGTTACGTTTCCTGAGCGAAGTTTTGAAAAAATTCTTCTGGCAATGGATCATGCCAGCGTAGCGCACATGCCGGTTATCGTCATCCAGCACACAAATCCTGCACCGGAATCGCCAACATTCCGGAAGGGAACGATGGGATGGGAACTTCACGATGAGATCAAACGGCGACATGCTGATGTCATCATCGAGAAAAACCTGCCCGGAAGTTTTACCGGGACAAATCTCGGCGACTGGTTAAAGGAGAAGGGCATCTCGATCGTAACTATTGCCGGCTACATGACCCAGATGTGCTGCGATACGACCTCACGGCAGGCATTTCATCGCGGGTACACCGTGAACTTCCTGTCGGATGCAACCGGAACCCTCGGGATCACCAACAATGCAGGAACGGTGACTGGTGAGGAACTGCACCGAGCGATTCTTGTTACCCAGGCGATGCGCTTCTCGCGGGTCCTGACAACTGCTGAATGGATCCGGCAGTGATGACACCGGCCGGATCGTGTACAGAGGCCGCAGGTTTTTGTTTTAATCCGCTTATTTCCCGGAAAAAAACAATGGCACATCCCTGAACTCATTTACATCGAACACACCTCGGTCCGTGATACGCAGCGAGGGAATTACGGTTAATGAGAGGAATGAAAGGTACATGAACGGATCGTCAATGCCGCCCATTTTTCTTGTGACCGCATGGAGTTTCTCCAGGCGGGACGCAACCTCCGGGTAGGGCAGTGTTGACATAAGCCCGCCACAGTCAAGCGGGAGTCTGACTTCCTGTTCTCCGGCAATTGCGACCATGCCGCCGTTCATATGTATCACGGCATCAATTGCCCGCAGGATTTCTGCATCGCTGCAACCGACCGCGATCAGGTTGTGTGCATCATGGGCAACACTGGATGTGATTGCACCCTGACTGAACTTAAATCCCTGGACAAGGCCGACCCCACAGGCACCGGTTCCGTACCGGTTGCAGACCACTACTTTGAGTATGTCGTTTTCAGTGCGGGCATGTTCATTGATGGGGACCTTGAGAGAATCCGTTACGATCTGGTGCGGCACAATCCCGATAACCCGTGCCGTGCCGTTGCCATGAATCCTGATTGCATCCGCGGAAGGAACCGTGCACCGGAAAGCTGGTGGCAACGTGGGTCCCTGGACTGGCATCGAATCTGCCAGAACTTTTCCGGCAACAAATACCTTTAGTACCGTAAATTTCTGCGGGTCATCAATGATGCAGAAATCCGCCCGGCATCCGGGTGCAAGTGCGCCGCGATCCGTAAGCCTGAACCGTTCTGCTGCGGAGAGCGTGGCCATACGGATCGCCAGTTCCGGTGCTACGCCGCAGGCAATGGCCTTTCGTATGCAACGATCGATGTGCCCGTCTGCCATCAGCAGGTCAACATGGCAGTCATCGGTGGCAAAGCAGCAGCGGGGAGCGGTGACTGGCGTGATAAGGGAGGCGAGTTCTTCGATATTGTGTTCTGTCGAACCTTCCCGGATATAGATATACATCCCTTTTTTCAGTTTTTCTTCCGCCTCGTCCCGGCGGGTGCATTCATGGTCGCTCTGGAGTCCGGCAAGAATATAGGCATTCAGGTCTTTTCCCGAAAGCAGGGGGGCGTGGCCATCGCGGACAGTGAAAAGTTCCAGTTTCTTTCCAATCCCGGGATCTGCGCCAAGAACACCGGGAAAGTTCATCACCTCGCCAAGCCCTGAAACCCCCTCACGATCTTTAAACCGTGCGAGATCGGCAGCGTCCAGGACTGCCCCGCCGACATCCATTGGTGTTGCCGGCACGCAGGAAGGCAGCATATACCGGATATCTACGGGAAGCCCTGCCCGGTGGGCCAGCATCCAGTCAATACCGGCAATACCTGCTACATTGGCAATCTCATGGGGATCTGCAACAACGGTTGCTGTCCCGTGCTGCGCCACCAGCCTTGTGTATTCTCCGGGAGTGAGCAGCGAGCTTTCGATATGGACATGGGCATCGATCAATCCGGGAACAATGTACCTGTCGGCAAGATCGTACTCAGTTTTCCCGGTATAATCCCCGATGCCAAGGATAATCCCGTCTTTTACGGCAAGGGTTCCTTCATCCCACGTGCAGGTGAACGGGTTGAAGAGCTTTGCGTTTTTAAATACTGCATCCGCAGGTGCATTGCCCCGGGCTGCATTGATTGTGTCCAGAGAAAAAACTGTCATGATGGTTGCACTACGATATCCTTGATTATGGCGGATTTTCGTTTTCCGTTCTGTACCAGGTAAATTGAGCGTTTGTAACTGCCGGGTTCAAGCAGAGCCGGCAGGAACAATTCATTGTCACCTTTTTTTAAGGTAACCGGAGCATTGACGACAGTGTCCTCGGTCAGGTGAAGATCCCTGATCTGGTAGATGGTCACCTGCATTCGTGCATCAACAACATCCCGACTGCTTGTCAACCTGACCGATATCCCCCCACAGTGGTAACGGGTTTCATTGTTCGCCGGAGAAGTGTAGCCGGAACTTACAACGAGCGGTGTGCAGAGAAGAAGTAATAATCCATGCAGCCCGTTCATGATCCAATGGTAAAACTGCAAGCTTAAAAACGATATGGTTTCCCTTCATAAACGGCCCGTGTGAAAAAAAGTTACAGGGCTATTTTTTTAAAAATAAAAAAAAGGTTTTTTTCTGTGCTGCTTCCATTCAGCACAGATTTCATGGAAAAAATTTTCCCGGTTCAGGCAACCGTCTTTTTAGCAGATATCTTTGAGCAGGTACTTGATATCAATCCAGATGATAAGATCATTCTTCTCAAGATCCTTATCCCTGACTTTCTTTTTGATGATACCGAGAATCGCCGCATCCTCATGATTGTCAGCTGCCGATGTCTTGTCGATATCACTCATATCGAATGTAGAAACCGATAATACATCGTCAACCATAATCCCGGTCTTTGCGTTTGTAATCTTCTCATCGAGTACAATGATCCGGCAGTTCTCTTCCGGTATCGTTGATCCAGCGTTGATGTGAAGCCGCTCTTTCAGGTCGATGATTGTGGTGATTTCACCGCGGAGATCGATAATGCCTTTCATATAGGAGGCAGTGTTTGGGAGCTTGGTGACGGTCGTGTACTCCACAACCTCTTTGACATCGAAAAGATCGATAGCATATCGTTCGTTTCCGAGCAGGAACTCGACGATCTGCAGCATCCCTTTTTCATGTTTTCCCGCTTGTGCCTCCTTTTTGGATTGGGTATTATCGATACAATCTGGGCCTGCAGTAACAGGGGAAGAAAGGATCTTCTCTTCATCTGCCGGCTTTGTAGATTTTGCCATGCCATACCTCCCGAATCAGCACTTGAACCGGGATACTTCTTTGGATACATTGTCTACAACGGTATTGACATTGCCGACAACCCGTGTAATCTGGTCAATTGCTGCACTGGATTCTTCGGATGCAGCTGCAGAGTCCATGGCCTCTTTGGAACTGTTGTTGATCAATGTCATAACTTCGCTTACACTGGCTGCAACCTCTTCTATGGATGCTGCCTGCTCTTCTGCCGCTGCCGCTACTTCGCTTACATGCTGGCTGATCTTATCAATTGATTCGGCGATCTTGCTGAAACTTGCGATAGTTTCCCCGAGTGCACGGCTCCCTTCATTGACTCCTGAGTTTGCTGCTGATACAGCATCGACTGCACTGTTTGTCTGGGCCTGGAGTTTATCGATCATGCCGGCGATGCGCTCTGCGGATGAACGTGATTCAACAGCAAGCGACTTGACCTCGGTTGCCACTACAGCAAATCCCCGTCCTGCATCTCCTGCCCGTGCTGCCTCAATAGCTGCGTTGAGTGCTAGCAGGTTGGTCTGGTTTGCAAGATCCGTAATCAGGTCGACAATCTCGCTGATCTGATCCATCTGGCCTTTGATCCCGGTAATGATCAGATTTACATCGTTAGAGGATTTGGTTATGCCCTGCATACCGCCTTCGGTTTTCTTTGCAAGTTCCATCCCTTCACGGCTGTAATTTGTCGATTGCGTAGTGAGCTGGGCCACTGATTCGGATTTCGTGGCAACTTCCTGGATTGCCCGGGAAAGATCATCCATTGCCTGCTGCACTTGTCCAATACCCTGGGCGGACTTTTCCGTATTTACACTGACTGCGGTAGCGTTCTTTGCAATCTGGTTTGCCCCGGCTGAAATCTCCTGGACACTGGCATTTGCCTCTTCAGCATTTGCTGCAAGATTTGTTACCTGCTGGTTAACACCCTGCATTGCTTTTGATACTTCAGTACCTATGCTGTCCAGGGAATTTTTGAAGTTCTTGTAATCCCCTCTCGTTTTCACCGATTCATCGAACCGGGCGGTGAAGTCACCGGTCGCGTACTCGTGTGAGACCCGCATGCCTTCATTAAGCGGAAGCATGACGCTGTCAAACGTCTTGTTGATACCGGCAATAATCTCCCAGTACCCACCCTTGAATTTTTCAGCATCTCCGCGGACGGAAAGTTTTCCTTCTACTGCGGCAATCGAGAGTTTATTCGATTCAGCTATAAGGCCTCTCAACGTATCGATGGTCTTTTTAAGGGCAGGAACGATCTCATCCTTGTCATCCCGGATTTTGAGTTCACGGGAGAGGTCACCATCGGCAATCATCTTCATGGTGCCGACAACATATTTCTGGAGATCTTCAGAGAATTTGTCCATCTCTTCAGCCATCGCACCAATCTCATCCTTGCGGTTGAGTTTGATTCGATCGCCGAGGTGACCTTTGTGAATCTCGCCAATGTTCTTTGTCACCCGCTGAACGGGTTCTGCGATGCTCTGGGTAAGGAGGATCCCCATGCCAATTGCACCAATAAAACCGATGATACTTAACAGGACTACAGTTCCTGCACTGTACATAGTGAATTCAACGAACGCTACGATAGCAAAGATCAGTCCGATTACAAGAAATGATCCGGTGATCTTTTTTCCGAGAGGAAGGTTGTCAATAAATTCCATGGTATCTTGCCTGAATGGGTAATTTTTGTGTGTTTTTTTGAAGTTTGGAAGTTTTTTTGTTTATCTGGATAAAGAATGATAGAAATTTTAATCCGGTGGATCAGGGGCGTGTCCCCATCACTTCCGCCGGTTTGGCCGATCTAGACATTTTTTTCGATATGGCTGAGTGTTTCCCGGATATCTATCCAGATGACCAGTTCATGCACGGAGTTATCCTTGTCCTTTGCACGCTTTTTGATGATACCGAGAATCGCGGCATCATCGCCGGCCCCGGCCGTTGATGCAGCGTCTACATCACATTTTTCAAAGGTGGAGACGGCCAGTACATCATCGACCAGGATGCCGGTCTTTGCCCCGGTCAGTTTTTCATCGAGGACAATAATCCTGCCCGTCTCATCGGATTGTTCCGGTTCGCGGGGGATGTGGAGTCGCTCCTTGAGATCGATGATCGTGGTAATTTCACCACGAAGATCAATGATTCCTTTCATGTAGGGAAGGGTGTTGGGAAGTTTGGTGATTGTGGTATACTCTACCACTTCCCGCACATCGAAGAGATCGATTGCAAAGTGCTCTTTTCCCAGGAGGAATTCCAGTACCTGGAATGAATCCTGCTGCCGTGCAATACCAGTGCTCCCGTTAGACAACGGCGGTGTAACCGTTCCCGCAGTTTCGTGGGATTTTACTGATCCTGTGCTGTCAGCGGTCATTTTTCCCCCTCCTTACTTGAAATTGTTAATCTCCTTTTTGACATTCTCGACAACTTCGGAAACATTGCCAATGACTTTACTGATCTGCTCGATTGCCGCAGAGGACTCTTCACTTGCTGCCGCGGCATCAGTGGATTCCTTTGCCGTGTTCTGCATAAGTTCATTAACCTCGTTAACGCTGGCAGTGATCTCTTCAACAGAGGCTGCCTGCTCTTCTGTAGCGGATGCGACATCGCCCACATTGTGGGTAATCTGGTCAATGGAGCCTGCAATCTTTGAGAAACTTGCAACCGTTTCCTGTAGTGCGAGACTGCCTTCCTTGACCCCGGCGTTGGCTGCGGAGACCGCATCAACCGCATGCTGGGTCTGGCTCTGCAGGTTCTCAATCATACCCGAGATACGTTCTGCGGATGCACGGGATTCGACTGCAAGTGATTTGACTTCGGTTGCGACAACGGCAAACCCGCGTCCTGCATCGCCAGCCCGGGCAGCCTCAATCGCTGCATTCAATGCGAGCAGATTTGTCTGGTTAGCCAGGTCGGTGATGAGGTTTACGATCTCGCTGATCTTGTCCATCTGGCCCTTAATATCAAGGATGATGACATTCACGTCATTTGAGGATTTGGTAATGCCCTGCATGCCCTGCTCGGTCTTCCGTGCGAGTGCCATGCCTTCCTTGCTGTAATCATCGGTGTCGTGGACAATCTGTGCCGTGGCTTCAGCCCGGGTTGCAACATCCTGGATGGTACGCGACAGGTCTTCCATGGCTTTCTGTACCTGGATAATACCCTCCATGGATTTTTCCACGTTCACGCTGACGGCGGTTGCATTCTTTGCTACCTGTCCGGCACCGGCAGAGACCTCTTCAACATTTGCGTTTGCCTCTTCCGTACCACGCGAGATCCTGGTCATCTCGTTGTTGATCATCGCGAGTGCATCTTCAATTCTCTTCTGTGCCTGGCGGGCAGCATCCTTAACATCGGTCAGGTCAGTGAAGAATTCCATTGATCCGATGACCGTTCCTTTGGTATCCTTAATCGGAACGCCGGTATATGCGATATCATACGTGCGTCCTTTCGGATTTGCCTGTGTCTCGGAAGTGGCCATCTGTCCAGACTGCATGCACTGGCCGGATGCGCATTTCTGCGAACGGCAGTCCGGTGTCTTGAAGTGATCGAAGCACTTTGCGCCGATCATGTCCTTTACGGTTACACCGGCCATGGTGGCTGATGCCTTGTTGGCGTAGAGGATCGAGAACTCCTTGTTGATGATGAATGCCGGGACGGGAATCGTGTCAAGGTGACCCACTACGGCATTGATCGTGTTGTTAAGGCCGGTGATCATAGTGGCGTATTCGCCCTTGAACTTGCCACTGTCACCCCGTGAGGTGAGTTTTCCCTCAACAGCCGCATTGCTAATCGCGGTAATTTCATTGCTGAACTGCTGGATGTTATTGACCACGCCGCTAAATGCTTCTGAAACTTCGCCGATCTCGTCGCCGCCGCTGACCATCCGTGCGTTGGAGTCGATCTCCTTTGCCGCATCGGATATTTCACCGTTCATTACCTTACGGCCAAGATTGACAAGGTCTCCCATTCTCTGGGCGATTGACTTGCCAAAGATTGTTGCAATAGCAGCACCTGCACCAATGCTGATGATCAGGATGATGATAATCGCATTTCTCAGGCTGTCAACGGGACCGCTGAAGTCCGACGGATCAACATGGGATGCAATGATCCAGCCCGTGGGTGCATAATAGGTGTAATAGGTTACTACTTCCTTGCCGTTTTCATTATAGGCAATACGAGCATTTTTGGTGGATACTGCTGCAGTGTTTGCCATTATCTTCTTGGCAAAATCTGCGTCAGCAA
The sequence above is drawn from the Methanomicrobiales archaeon HGW-Methanomicrobiales-1 genome and encodes:
- a CDS encoding N-acetyltransferase, whose protein sequence is MIALRKFTDEDIPGIKSWPPYPPEFSELDYSLRDGGWLDEYRTKAGTNIFVVTDPSGLAGFSIITKEDTGIAEFRIALHPDNLGKGIGKTATLLTLQQGFSDPDITRIRLIVRKNNPRARKLYETLRFRHTGECISVVNGKNVEFFTMVIDRKTFFTVDKT
- a CDS encoding cysteine hydrolase; this translates as MKEALLVIDVQNEYFTGKLPVTFPERSFEKILLAMDHASVAHMPVIVIQHTNPAPESPTFRKGTMGWELHDEIKRRHADVIIEKNLPGSFTGTNLGDWLKEKGISIVTIAGYMTQMCCDTTSRQAFHRGYTVNFLSDATGTLGITNNAGTVTGEELHRAILVTQAMRFSRVLTTAEWIRQ
- the ade gene encoding adenine deaminase, encoding MTVFSLDTINAARGNAPADAVFKNAKLFNPFTCTWDEGTLAVKDGIILGIGDYTGKTEYDLADRYIVPGLIDAHVHIESSLLTPGEYTRLVAQHGTATVVADPHEIANVAGIAGIDWMLAHRAGLPVDIRYMLPSCVPATPMDVGGAVLDAADLARFKDREGVSGLGEVMNFPGVLGADPGIGKKLELFTVRDGHAPLLSGKDLNAYILAGLQSDHECTRRDEAEEKLKKGMYIYIREGSTEHNIEELASLITPVTAPRCCFATDDCHVDLLMADGHIDRCIRKAIACGVAPELAIRMATLSAAERFRLTDRGALAPGCRADFCIIDDPQKFTVLKVFVAGKVLADSMPVQGPTLPPAFRCTVPSADAIRIHGNGTARVIGIVPHQIVTDSLKVPINEHARTENDILKVVVCNRYGTGACGVGLVQGFKFSQGAITSSVAHDAHNLIAVGCSDAEILRAIDAVIHMNGGMVAIAGEQEVRLPLDCGGLMSTLPYPEVASRLEKLHAVTRKMGGIDDPFMYLSFLSLTVIPSLRITDRGVFDVNEFRDVPLFFSGK
- a CDS encoding chemotaxis protein CheW → MLQIVEFLLGNERYAIDLFDVKEVVEYTTVTKLPNTASYMKGIIDLRGEITTIIDLKERLHINAGSTIPEENCRIIVLDEKITNAKTGIMVDDVLSVSTFDMSDIDKTSAADNHEDAAILGIIKKKVRDKDLEKNDLIIWIDIKYLLKDIC
- a CDS encoding methyl-accepting chemotaxis protein → MEFIDNLPLGKKITGSFLVIGLIFAIVAFVEFTMYSAGTVVLLSIIGFIGAIGMGILLTQSIAEPVQRVTKNIGEIHKGHLGDRIKLNRKDEIGAMAEEMDKFSEDLQKYVVGTMKMIADGDLSRELKIRDDKDEIVPALKKTIDTLRGLIAESNKLSIAAVEGKLSVRGDAEKFKGGYWEIIAGINKTFDSVMLPLNEGMRVSHEYATGDFTARFDESVKTRGDYKNFKNSLDSIGTEVSKAMQGVNQQVTNLAANAEEANASVQEISAGANQIAKNATAVSVNTEKSAQGIGQVQQAMDDLSRAIQEVATKSESVAQLTTQSTNYSREGMELAKKTEGGMQGITKSSNDVNLIITGIKGQMDQISEIVDLITDLANQTNLLALNAAIEAARAGDAGRGFAVVATEVKSLAVESRSSAERIAGMIDKLQAQTNSAVDAVSAANSGVNEGSRALGETIASFSKIAESIDKISQHVSEVAAAAEEQAASIEEVAASVSEVMTLINNSSKEAMDSAAASEESSAAIDQITRVVGNVNTVVDNVSKEVSRFKC
- a CDS encoding chemotaxis protein CheW; its protein translation is MTADSTGSVKSHETAGTVTPPLSNGSTGIARQQDSFQVLEFLLGKEHFAIDLFDVREVVEYTTITKLPNTLPYMKGIIDLRGEITTIIDLKERLHIPREPEQSDETGRIIVLDEKLTGAKTGILVDDVLAVSTFEKCDVDAASTAGAGDDAAILGIIKKRAKDKDNSVHELVIWIDIRETLSHIEKNV
- a CDS encoding methyl-accepting chemotaxis protein, whose translation is MFEEMTEKFNRMKIGTKILIICLVLVIVPTLLLGTVAYITASNAINDQLDMTLNTQISDFRGMTSNSYDLSKDKLNGDLNLLKSRFTANGAPALVGDKIAYGGQVVNDNFQIVDSIEKDMGSKATVFQKIGSQAIRVSTNIVGADGKRAIGTPVSDAVYDTVINKGQTFYGTADVLGKKYVTVYDPIKNTKGDIIGILFVGVPEDTVYGPLKQQILDTEIGTNGYLYVMDTKGTLLVSPVAQGTSVADADFAKKIMANTAAVSTKNARIAYNENGKEVVTYYTYYAPTGWIIASHVDPSDFSGPVDSLRNAIIIILIISIGAGAAIATIFGKSIAQRMGDLVNLGRKVMNGEISDAAKEIDSNARMVSGGDEIGEVSEAFSGVVNNIQQFSNEITAISNAAVEGKLTSRGDSGKFKGEYATMITGLNNTINAVVGHLDTIPVPAFIINKEFSILYANKASATMAGVTVKDMIGAKCFDHFKTPDCRSQKCASGQCMQSGQMATSETQANPKGRTYDIAYTGVPIKDTKGTVIGSMEFFTDLTDVKDAARQAQKRIEDALAMINNEMTRISRGTEEANANVEEVSAGAGQVAKNATAVSVNVEKSMEGIIQVQKAMEDLSRTIQDVATRAEATAQIVHDTDDYSKEGMALARKTEQGMQGITKSSNDVNVIILDIKGQMDKISEIVNLITDLANQTNLLALNAAIEAARAGDAGRGFAVVATEVKSLAVESRASAERISGMIENLQSQTQHAVDAVSAANAGVKEGSLALQETVASFSKIAGSIDQITHNVGDVASATEEQAASVEEITASVNEVNELMQNTAKESTDAAAASEESSAAIEQISKVIGNVSEVVENVKKEINNFK